From Pristiophorus japonicus isolate sPriJap1 unplaced genomic scaffold, sPriJap1.hap1 HAP1_SCAFFOLD_432, whole genome shotgun sequence, one genomic window encodes:
- the LOC139251698 gene encoding large ribosomal subunit protein uL16-like — translation MRGAFGKPQGTVARVNIGQVIMSVRTKTQNKEHVIEALRRAKFKFPGRQKIHISKKWGFTKFNMADFDDMVAEKRLVPDGCGVKYIPRRGPLNIWRALHAV, via the exons ATGCGTGGGGCCTTTGGTAAGCCCCAGGGCACCGTGGCCCGAGTCAACATTGGCCAGGTCATCATGTCCGTGCGCACCAAGACCCAAAACAAGGAGCATGTGATCGAGGCTCTCCGCAGGGCCAAGTTCAAGTTCCCTGGGCGCCAGAAG aTTCACATATCGAAGAAATGGGGATTCACCAAGTTCAACATGGCGGACTTTGATGACATGGTGGCTGAGAAACGCCTGGTTCCTGACGGCTGTGGGGTCAAGTACATCCCCAGGAGAGGTCCTCTTAACATCTGGCGTGCTCTCCACGCCGTGTAA